The proteins below are encoded in one region of Leptospira hartskeerlii:
- a CDS encoding biopolymer transporter ExbD has protein sequence MIQLKKKRGLEEISASSMSDIAFLLLVFFMVTAVFFVK, from the coding sequence ATGATTCAGCTTAAGAAAAAAAGAGGTTTGGAGGAAATTTCAGCCTCTTCTATGTCGGATATCGCGTTTCTTCTTCTCGTATTTTTTATGGTAACCGCAGTGTTTTTCGTGAAGG